Within the Osmerus mordax isolate fOsmMor3 chromosome 6, fOsmMor3.pri, whole genome shotgun sequence genome, the region CATGCACCGTGATGCTCTGAATCTGGACATGCACCGTGATGCTCTGAATCTGGACATGCACCATGATGCTCTGAATCTGGACATGCACCATGATGCTCTGAATCTGGACATGCACCGTAATGCTCTGAATCTGGACATGCACCATGATGCTCTGAATCTGGACATGCACCATGATGCTCTGAATCTGGACATGCACCGTAATGCTCTGAATCTGGACATGCACCATGATGCTCTGAATCTGGACATGCCTACACAACATCATCTAAAGGATGGAATGTAGCCAGTAGAACATGCATGTGAGCCATGTGGAGTGCTTGTCAGTGTGATGTGCAGTAGTTCTGGTGGAGCACACAGGAGAGGCTCCAGGAGTTACCTGTACCAGGTGATCACTGTCCACCTTGAGCATCACCAGGgaagggagatgagagaaggtGTTGGCAGGAAGGGATTTGGACatactgtccacacacagcGAGCGTGCGTCTGGGAACACCTCTTTCAAATCTGACCTGAAGACACATACAGCAAATATAAAAACGAATTATATATATTGTCTTACAAAGTGACAAAGAAAATGATTCAGGTTACTGAAGTCTTAATGGGTCTGAGACATACACAGGCCATCCTACTACATACCCTTTTTCCCCTCGAACAAACGTAGGGGAACTTGTACCCACCTGAAGTCTGTGACACCGCTACACTCAGTATAGGGGCCCAGTCCTGGCTCCTGGTGACAAGATAAGGTCTTGACTTTGTCAGGCTGTAAGTACACATCCTCCTCGTACGTGTTGCAGTGCTTACTGATCAGCGCCTCCGCACCCCGGCCCACACACatggacagcaacacacacacacacacacacacacacggccgggGCACCCAACAAACACCAGCCATAGTTAGGGacctacatcacacacacaaggacattaAAAGAGTCGTTACTATTCGTCATCGCTTTGACACTATAATACAAATTCTCAACATCTGTTTGGATGATTGTGTGTGGACTCACCTCTTCATGTCTCTGTGACTCTGGCTGGATCTGTGGCTGGTCTGTGTGCATGAACATCCCCATACAAGCTGTAAATAGTACCcacctctctctaacacactcacacaaatagtTGAGGTCTAGATGACATCAGTAATGATCTAGCCGGAGGTGCTCGGTGGTCATTGGGATAAGGGGAACTGAGAACATGTGTTTATCATCTGCTCACCCAAGTGTTCAGGGGTACGATTAAAATAACTGATGCAGCCGGCCTGAGTAACAGTCAACAGGGTCGTTGGTGTTGTACAAGTCAACTTTCATATGTACAGCATGAAATTGTGTGTTTAGTTAAAACAAGATTCAAGACATAATATAAAGCAAATTCATTCTGAGACAAAGAATCTACTAAGAAAAAACTAAATGCAACACAAATTCCTCATCATAGGGACAAGCTGTATTTATTGAATTATTTGCATCATAAACATACTGAAATGAAACTCACCCAACATACAGTGTCACCTACATTCCTGCCACTACGCCCATACTTAAATCAGCTTCAATGCCCTTTGAAGTAGTTTTCTATGTGGCCTTTTAAGGACTTTTCATATCAACCAGGCTTTAGGGTACTTTACCGACAAACATGCAAATGTATTGCATATGTGCCATGATGATCTTCTAAATTAATGTTTGACATTTTAGTGTTACATCAAATtcagacaaacaaaaaaaaaatacacaaatgACAAATTATATTTCTGACAAACCaaacaatacaaaaaaatattgtACCTTCACAGACATTTCTATATCTTTAAAGTACCAGTAATAAGTTAGCTACATTTCTTGTGTGTGGAGTTTCAGTGCACTACGTACACTGGAAACCTTTACAGTGCATGGATATAAAGACCTACCCTCATTATAAACATTTTATTAGCTCAATCTTTTCAGTAATAGAGACTCCTCTAGTACTGGGCTCCTTAAGTACAACAGACCATTAATGACAAACCACCTCTCGTCTAAACAACTTTAAGGATAAACAGGTTAACATGAGTCAAGCTAGAGAATGGTAAGCCTTGCTTGGTTAAGTAATGCAGTGCATGGTATCAAACTGAGGAAAAACACACTTTTTAATTGTACGTACCAGATGGAGAGAAGTGTCTCCCAAGCCCATCTGGTCTCAGGCCCTGTCAGAAGTTCTTCTATGAAGAACCAGAACTTGACCATACAAGGTATAACTAAGGTTGAGGAAAACTGTTCTTCTATTCATGGGTTCATgacttcaatgtgtgtgtgtacatgtaacaTTACTACAGCATCTGCTATACTGGCAACACGTGAAGAATGTTCCCTATTTGCCTACATCTAGTATACAAAGGGCAGTGGTTATGGGAGTGGGCATGTGTGTAAGGACTGGTGTCAGGTCCCTAACAGGATGAATACGTTTCAGctctcacctcttctctggTCCTGAACACTTCCCTAAGCCCTCCTGACTGGGCAGGTCTGTGGAGCTCCCTCAGAACAGACACACGTGAgccctctccacttctctcctcctgacTTCCCTAAGCCCTTCTGGAAGCCAGAATAAGACGTGTATTCTCCTTTAAGACATTCAAGCCTTCAAATGTAAATCTGCCTGCTGTGGTACCTGAGCTAATATGAAgcatgatgagaggagagggaagaaataaGCAAAACAGTGTAGAGaaagaatggtgtgtgtgtgtgtgtgtgtaatctgcATGTTCCCTCTGAGCGACGCGTCTCctccacacttcctgtttctctccgtCCATCACCCGTGACCTCTTCCagcctccttcatcctctcgcctctctttttctccactttctctcctccacctggcaCTGCAAACTTCTTCATAGCCTCATCATCAaacccatccatctctccctctatccccccctcttcttcatcctcatcctcatcctcctctccatccaccatatCTTCCAAGATTTCTCCCAGATCCTCCACAAAATCCCGGAAGCTCATCTGGTCGTGGGCGAACACTCCGTCCTTGAAGAATTCCGTGGCCAGCTTCCTCAGCTCTTCTCTCCTGGaggcctccacccccaccctctctgcctTGGCCAGGTAACCCAGGAGAAGGGCCTCAAACTCTGGCAAGGGAACCGGGAGCAGCCCCTCAGCCTGGGCGCAGGTCTCCACTGAGGTGCACTTGGCTTGAGGGCTGGGGTTGTGCTGAAGGCGTTCTCGCTGCAGGAGCCAGTAGTTGGGTTGCTCCAGGGGGGGTTTGCGGTGGGTGGGAGGCGGGCTTTTCTCCCCAGGGCCGTGCCACAgctccttcttccctccctctctctctgtgaagcCATGGTGGCTCTTCTCATGCTTGTCGTGTTTGTGCTCGTCTTTGCCTCTGTGGTgacttcctccctcctgtctccaggtctccccccgtctctccttcttcctgtctccctctctgggcccctccttctctttcccttgcCAAGGTCTCGTCTCCTCACCCTTCCATTCTCTACCGCCGTCTTTCTTTTTCCAATCTTTGTCGCCCTTCCactgttttttctctcctttgtcCTTGTGTCTTTTCCCCCAGTCCTTCTGGTGTCtccactcttctcctcccttcccctcattCCCGTCAACATACCGTttcccttctttcttttcttttttctcacttttgcccttccactccttccccTCACCCATGTTCTCGCCCTTCTTCCagtcttttctctcactctttcctctcccttccttcctctcctccctgttctTCCATGgcttcccctcatcccctctgctttctctctctttcttccactcCCCTGTTTTCTCTTCTTTCCCTTTCCACTCTTTCTTCTCCATTTTCTTCCCACCCTGACCGTCACTCTCCTTATCACGCTTTCCTTTTTTCCACTCCTTTTCAGGTTTCCAGTCTTTTTTCCCACCTTCCCTCAGTTTtttctccccctgctccttccatccttcctttcctcGTTTTCCCTGCCCAGGCTCTTCCTTCTTCCACTCATTTCCTGCCATCcagtctttcttcttcttcttctccttcccctctccctccctcaaggtcctgacctcctcctctgcaGGCCTGTCTGTGTTCAGGCTGCCGTCCTCCTCCGGGCCAGGGGGGGGCGCTGCAGCAGGAGAGCCTGGCGGTGAGGTGGTGTCACTGGctgtggaaggaggagagaacatcACTTACTCCAGAAAGAAGCCATTGACAGAATGACTAAGAGAAAAGtaggaaagtgagagagaaatgttCCTTGTCAAGCTAACCCTTCATGCACTTTCCCACCACagaaaattccttgtttgtgtgaacttacatggtGAATAAAGCCCTTTATGATTGTCTTCAGTAACTATATAATCTCCCCTTTAAAAATCCCTGGTTTCTCATGCAGTATTCCTGGTCTAGGCCACCGCACCATCAGTCCtcatcactcctcctcctcctcccctccctacctcctcctccctctctccctcagtaccTGGGATGTGTTTTAGTTCAGTCACTGTGGCTCTGAGTCTTTCTACTTCTCTCTGTAGGGCGGGAACAGAGGCCAGGTCTCTCTTCATCTTCTCGTTCTCTTTCAGAAGCACAGGGAGAGACAACGTGTCTTTCTTCAGCCTAccattctccttctccacctcctccctcctgacgcgctccttctctccctcggcTGCTTGTCCCTGGGCTACTTTTAGCTCCTCTTTCTGTGCCTGATTAAAAAGAACAGAGAGGACCCCGTGAGAATACTGCACATCCCCAGCGACATgcagcagacacacaagcacacacacacgcacgcctaaGCCCCATcagctctgcccctctctccctctctccctcgggcTACCTGAAGTTGGGCTTGCAGCACGGACACGTGCAGGTTCTCTTCAGATGGTTTATTCAGGAGCTCTGGGTTGTCAACATCTACAGGCGGAGGAGGGACCTCAGGGTTCAACCATTCCTGTgatgacgacacacacacacacacacacacacacgtgttgagGGcgcaaagggagggggagggaggtaagggGACCAGACAGAAACAGGgttaaagggggaggaggggagcatcTTACATGTTTTCCGGTGACCTCTgcgtctctcatctctctgacaTCATACTCTCCCTCTGGGTGGAAAATCAGAAATTCATGTCACAGTACATCACAGTCTAGCCCTGGTTATGGATCAACACAGACAAGCACCATTACACACAATGGGGACCAAGCTAGACAACACAGGACACGTGGCAGGCTTGGTAGGACTTCACAGAAAATCCTCAGACACACAGGGTGTCACATTCTGACCCTGTAAGGACttcaacacacacccaacacctgcacacaccaacacacacccaacacctgcacacaccaacacacacccaacacctgcacacaccaacacacacccaacacctgcacacaccaacacacacccaacacctgcacacaccaacacacacccaacacctgcacacaccaacacacacccaacacctccacacaccaacacacacccaacacctgcacaaggacacacctccacacacccaacacacacctccacacacacctccacacacccaacacctgcacaaggacacacctccacacacccaacacacacccaacacacacccaacacacaccacacacccaacacacacccaacacacacccaacacacacacaaggacacacctccacacacccaacacacacccaacacacacccccacacacacctccacacacacctccacacacccaacacctgcacaaggacacacctccacacaccaacaGAGCTAGAACGGGTGACAGAATCACAACCAAGTACAGTAGAAGAGTTATGTGTTTGAGGTTTGCTGTCAAAGTGCAAAGTCACATCCAGAAGTGATCGGCATCAGTATCAGGCAGGATCAAACGCAAAACATCCTCAtatgagcgcacacacacacacacatgcatgcaaatagctagtaaaacacacacacacacacactacctaccCTCATCCAGGTCCATGAAGACACCTGTAGGCATAATACACCTCAGTCTCAGACACGCCTTTATCTGGGACACCAAAAAACAGTGTTATCTAACCCTAACTCCCCATGCTGGAGTAATGCGTGCATCTATTCCATAAACCAGGTCAACAACTTCTGCTAGCTAGCAGTTACTTTAGTTCTCTTACACAAAATGtcgttttttaatttttttataagGTTTGTGTgattttcccccccaaaaaattggcTATGCACACAACAGTGATCCACCTTGACAGACTATTGCAAATAGATTACTTATTTTGATCAATCGGATTCCAGACCTAATATAGGCTATATGCACACCACAGTGTGTATTTCCAGATAAAATATAGGCTAGGTGTAGAACTTCTGGTGAACTTAGAAACGTGACTTTTATTAACCAGAACAGGTTATGTTAACCCTTAGCTATTGCCCTCTTAGCCCTACACTTAGATTGTTCCGGCTTCTCGCTCTTTTTAAATCGACAAACAACGTCAGACTATATTTTATCCGGAAATACATATCACTGTCGTGTGCTAATAGCCAATTCTAGGTCTGAAATCCACACCCCATAGATACAGGAAGACATGGGGTTGACATGACGACTGTAACTGAGGCGTGGTCTACCTGAGAAGAAGATAGTTCCGAGACCTAGCAAGATGATGGCTCCCAGGATGCACTTGTTCAGAGAGaagcctgtctcctcctcctccctctgaggGAGACGgaggtcttcctcctcctcttcctcatccctccgTCCGATCCGCTCCAGGGCTGCCAGCAgagagcccctcctcctcctcctcacctcagaCGACTCCTCCCTCCCGTCACCTGCCCACTCCTCCCCGACTCCAGATGGTACTGGGGGATCAAGAGGAAGAGTGAGAATCAGAGTTAAGGTATAACCgccacccctccttctctctcatgctctttaAAGGGATAGTTCACCCATActgagagggcagggcagggactGGGTCGTAGTTCACCCATACTGACAGGGCAGGGACTGGGTCGTAGTTCACCCATACGGAGAGGGCAGGGACTGGGTTGTTTAAAACTAAACATTCCGTCCTGTGTCTGGTTTTCATGTATTCATAAACCCAGTTAGAGGTGAAGTATCCCTTTGTCATGAAcatcgagacacacacacacacacttgcggctgtgtgtgtggagagggtgtATTAGCTGCAGTAGCTTCAGCAGTCCAGCTGACCTGGCCAGCACCTGTAGCACCTGACCTGGCCTCCACAAGAGCCACTCAACCAATCGAGAAAGGAGACGTCTAAACGAGCGCTAACCACTAACATTGGAGTTcgtcagaacccccccccccccccgaaaacgGCGCTATCGGAGTATTTGGGAGCCCCCCTTTCCTGTGTTTAGTAAGGCTGGCCGCGATCGCAACACAGGTAAGAGAACACAAGCACCAACAGGCTAGAGGTCAAAGGTCGTCCTGTCAGCAGGAAGGACCCCCTCATCAGCAGGACACATGCAGCTTTACGCTTGTCACATCGTGCTGACATGCTCGTACCGGACACAGCCTGTCCTGCCAACTTCCTGGCCCAGATATGGAACAAGTCCCTGACCAGCTGGTCCACCAACTTCacttcaaacacaaacatacacaccattTAGTctttgaccacacacacacacacacacacacacacacacacacacacacacacacacacacacacacacacacacacacacacacacacacacacacacacacacacacacacacacacacacacacacacacacacacacacacacacacacacacacacacacacacacacacacacacacacacacacacacacacacacacacacacacagttatccaTACTGTACGATTAAAGGTGATGTCCCTTCAGtgtgccatacacacacacatcactcagcTGTAACTGGGATGATTTGGTGTGATCTTCTCACCTGCCTGTTTCCCGTCCTCAGTCACCCTCTGAGACAGCTCagactcttcctcttcctgcccaAGCTCCTCCCCGTTAAGCTGATGGACAGCTTCTCCTTCCTGTATAAGCTCCgcctcttcctctgctcccaGGGTCTCAGTGAGCAGGAATCCAGAGCCCTCTTCCGCAGACGGGCTGATATGGGTGTAGGATTCAGAGAACGAATCAGGGTCAGGGCTGGGAGGGGCTTGGCTCTCAGAGGAGCCTGCTAATTGGCTGGCAGTGTCGAGATCAGGGTTGGAGGGGACAGGGATTTCTAATGAGGAGGGAAGGTGGTCGTTGGTGACAGAGgttgggtcaggggtcatgtggGAGTCGTGGGCAGGGTCAGGGTTTGTTACTTctacagaggaagaggagggcacaTCACCGACAGGGTTAGGGGTCAGGTTGGGGTCGTGGGCAGGGTTAGGAGTCAGGTTGGGGATGTCGGTAGCATCAGAGGTGTTGTGCTGCACATGAGAGATAGTATCCTCCACTCTCTCAAGATCTACTTCCTGTGatcctgtcacttcctgtgatgCCTGGACAAAGACAGGAAACAGGTATTATTCAGAATAGTTTTTTTTCTAGAAAAGCTATTCTAGGCTGGGTGTGATTACAGGAAGTAGTGGTGCAGTACCTGCCAGCTCTCCTcagacctctccctctccgcagGCACAGCACCCTTCccatctcccatctctcctacgcacacacacacacacacacgttgaagATATACGCTTCCTGACAGCTGAGCTCACTGTGAGAGTTGTGGAGGTACATACCTGTAAGCTCCAATGTAGCAGGACCAAGTACGTCTGTATGGTTCTCTATTCCCTCTGCTACAGGCCTCAGGGTTTCAGCAACattctcctaacacacacacacggatgtaACCAATAATCAGGCAGAAATGTATACAAAAATAGGCttatacaggtacactcttgcactttttgagtttcatgttgtttaattgtaacttgtttaactgcatgctcttatggttcttccctttggcacttatttggtttttcacaatgaatgcttcatgttttggctgctcgcaatgtttggggctatctcgttgtcatgatcagtgacctatgctcttttgtaaagctctctcttggaagtcgctttggataaaagcgtctgctaaatgcataaatgcaaATGTTATACCTGCTTCTTATTTTGATTGGACTTGGTagaaaaaggtataaaaaaaaaaaaggtagcaTCACTTTAGAATTGAACTAGCCTCATGATGTCACCATCTAAGTTTGAGTTTTGCTTTGTTCTTGCTCATCCCCCAGACATTACCTCTGTTGCAAGGAGGGTCCAGCTGTTGCTATTGGCACTGCTGCTGTCAGACATCGCCCCCTAGTGGCTCTGTCCAGCACCTGCAACACAGCAGCATTAACCTGGGTCTAAACACCCCACATCCAGACCCTGCTCCTGGATCGCCCCCTAGTGGCTCTGTCCAGCACCTGCAACACAGCAGCATTAACCTGGGTCTAAACACCCCACATCCAGACCCTGCTCCTGGGGGCGCCTCCAGAAAACCTGCaatctgattggctgagagaaGTGTTGGTAAGCATGGTGGACTAGGGGATCTTAAGACTAATTTCACAGGAAGTAACAAATGGACACTAATAACTCACTGCTTCCAGGATGAGTATAGAGGTTACAGTGCAGGGGTGATTCAGCACAGGCCTATTGTACAGTGTCGTTTATCTCCATGTGCTACAGTCCTAGTCCTCATTCAGCCGTTCCAAGAAATGTACGTGCCCTGTTTGCACAGGCACTGCATTTGAATAGGCTTGTCTAGGACAGGCTTTCGCTGCTCACTAAGGTAAAACACGagtgtgactgtatgtgtgtgtgtgtgtgtgactgtatgtgtgtgtgtgtgtgtgactgtatgtgtgtgtatgtgtgtgtgtgtgtgtgtgtgagggagatacAGAAgatgcctgctgtgtgtgtgtgtgtgtgtgtacaggaagtaAACGTCCCCCGTGAGCATTCAGTCCTTCATTAGTAgttggggtgtgtttgtggccTGAGGCCACTCTGGTTCTTGACTGGCTGGGAAATGTTTTGGCAGAAACAGGGGTAACTAAGGCTGTACCCATTCTAGATCCAGAAGAGTTAGAGAGAATATTCTGCTAATAAGGGTTCTGGTTGgtaggtagggttagggttagttatggTATTCCTGTTGAATGTATCGTAGATGAACTGACGCTAGTCACGTTAAGTCTTTGAAAAAACATTGTGTTGTACACCAACGATAATGTCTACTTATGCTGCGTTGCAACTCTACGAACCGGATGAAACACTAATGACCAGTGTCCCTTCTACCCAGTGTCCCTTCTACCCAGTGTCCCTTCTACCCAGTGTCCCTTCTACCCAGTGTCCCTTCTACCCAGTGTCCCTTCTACCCAGTGTCCCTTCCACCCAGTGTCCCTTCCACCCAGTGTCCCTTCTACCCACTGTCCCTTCTACCCACTGTCCCTTCTACCCAGTGTACGGCTGGAGCTGTGGTGCCAGAGGGTTCATGTCTAACTCACTGAAGCAACAAGAGACTAACAGAGCAGAGACTAACAGCAGAGACTAAcagagcatttacatttacatttacatttagtcatttagcagacgctcttatccagagcgacttacagtaagtacagggacattcccccgaggcaagtagggtgaagtgccttgcccaaggacacaatgtcagttggcatgaccgggaatcgaactggcaaccttcggattactagcccgactccctcaccgctcagccaactgactccctgttagCAGAGACTAACAGAGCAGAGACTAACATGGCAGAGACTAACAGAGCAGAGACTAACAGAGCAGAGACTAACAGAGCAGAGACTAACAGAGCAGAGACTAACAGAGCAGAGACTAACAGAGCAGAGCCTGGTCCCTCACctgacgcaacacacacacaaagcatacTGAAAAACAATAACCTTCAACTGGATAAATGGATCTCTAACGTAGTTTGAAGTTAATCTACAAGACAGTGTGCACTAGCTTCTGTCCAATGAGAGTTGAGCTAACCATTACTTTCATGCCACTTCTGAAGTGTGGCTGTATAATGACACACTTCACTCCATAAACTCAATTCTCTTCCAGAACAGCAATTTAGGTCTTCTAAACGTGTTCTTCCCAGCGGAGGGCTGCTGTAATGTAGCCCTGGGCCCAAGGAGCATTGTGGAGTATATAGTGGAATGACTTAAAAATAGATACTAGCTATATATAGCACAGATGAGAagactaagagagagaaagagagagatggtgtgccAAGGCCTAATGGAACAGAAAATACGCAGACGTATTATAAACACAACTTTTAAGATGGCTTATAGACTACCTAAGAAGTGAACCGCACAGTCACTGAACacactaaaagtaagtcttccTTGCTTGAGAACATTTCTGGACTGAAAAGTAGGCTCGAGTTTATCCTCCCTACTTCCATTAGTTTTGGCAGCCATACCGAGAAACTCACTGTTGACCTCAGCTCCACGAGCTGACAAATGTTCCACAGACAACCGCGAAGGTAGAACCCTTTTATTGTTCCTAATAAGTAACGATGGGCAATGTTCTTCTCAACTTGTATAAACTGCTTTATACCGTAACGTGGTCATCGGTTGTCATTTGTGCTTGAAGTCTACAATCTCTTTTACTTCGAAGAGAAAATGACCTAAATTGGTCAGGATGGCGACTACAATGATGTCAGTATAGGCCTTTCTGTGTGAACTGAACTTCAAACTATATAATCACGGCTCATCACCTAATATGCATACTGTCTCAATATAACCCCTATCCGGTATATACATGTTCCATGTTGACCAAAGAGGCGTGCGGCTGTTATCAGGATCTGAACTGTCATAACATCACACTACAATGGAAAAAATACAAACGGATGGAACAGCCTAAAACTGGAGAAAACCAGAAGCACAATACTGTCTAATTTTAAAACGGTATATTAAGAAGGAAAAACCTGATAGTTTAGCCTACTTTTTGTAAACTAACGTCGCTTTGACCGGAAATAAGGAGAAAGTTTATGTCCAAGCGTGAGAAAACAACGAAGAAAGCGTTCAATGTGTCGTTATATTTGATGGCTTTGTTGCTACGTTGTAATGATGTGTAAAACTTACCTGAAGTTGCGTCTTTTCCTTCACGAATTCGCGATTGTTTGTCAACCACTTATCGCCAATTAAATGGATCTTTCCATTCCACTTGAGAACTTCAGGACGGTCGCTTTCAA harbors:
- the pbxip1b gene encoding pre-B-cell leukemia homeobox interacting protein 1b isoform X1 encodes the protein MSDSSSANSNSWTLLATEENVAETLRPVAEGIENHTDVLGPATLELTGEMGDGKGAVPAERERSEESWQASQEVTGSQEVDLERVEDTISHVQHNTSDATDIPNLTPNPAHDPNLTPNPVGDVPSSSSVEVTNPDPAHDSHMTPDPTSVTNDHLPSSLEIPVPSNPDLDTASQLAGSSESQAPPSPDPDSFSESYTHISPSAEEGSGFLLTETLGAEEEAELIQEGEAVHQLNGEELGQEEEESELSQRVTEDGKQAVPSGVGEEWAGDGREESSEVRRRRRGSLLAALERIGRRDEEEEEEDLRLPQREEEETGFSLNKCILGAIILLGLGTIFFSGVFMDLDEEGEYDVREMRDAEVTGKHEWLNPEVPPPPVDVDNPELLNKPSEENLHVSVLQAQLQAQKEELKVAQGQAAEGEKERVRREEVEKENGRLKKDTLSLPVLLKENEKMKRDLASVPALQREVERLRATVTELKHIPASDTTSPPGSPAAAPPPGPEEDGSLNTDRPAEEEVRTLREGEGKEKKKKKDWMAGNEWKKEEPGQGKRGKEGWKEQGEKKLREGGKKDWKPEKEWKKGKRDKESDGQGGKKMEKKEWKGKEEKTGEWKKERESRGDEGKPWKNREERKEGRGKSERKDWKKGENMGEGKEWKGKSEKKEKKEGKRYVDGNEGKGGEEWRHQKDWGKRHKDKGEKKQWKGDKDWKKKDGGREWKGEETRPWQGKEKEGPREGDRKKERRGETWRQEGGSHHRGKDEHKHDKHEKSHHGFTEREGGKKELWHGPGEKSPPPTHRKPPLEQPNYWLLQRERLQHNPSPQAKCTSVETCAQAEGLLPVPLPEFEALLLGYLAKAERVGVEASRREELRKLATEFFKDGVFAHDQMSFRDFVEDLGEILEDMVDGEEDEDEDEEEGGIEGEMDGFDDEAMKKFAVPGGGEKVEKKRGERMKEAGRGHG
- the pbxip1b gene encoding pre-B-cell leukemia homeobox interacting protein 1b isoform X3, which produces MSDSSSANSNSWTLLATEENVAETLRPVAEGIENHTDVLGPATLELTGEMGDGKGAVPAERERSEESWQASQEVTGSQEVDLERVEDTISHVQHNTSDATDIPNLTPNPAHDPNLTPNPVGDVPSSSSVEVTNPDPAHDSHMTPDPTSVTNDHLPSSLEIPVPSNPDLDTASQLAGSSESQAPPSPDPDSFSESYTHISPSAEEGSGFLLTETLGAEEEAELIQEGEAVHQLNGEELGQEEEESELSQRVTEDGKQAVPSGVGEEWAGDGREESSEVRRRRRGSLLAALERIGRRDEEEEEEDLRLPQREEEETGFSLNKCILGAIILLGLGTIFFSGVFMDLDEEGEYDVREMRDAEVTGKHEWLNPEVPPPPVDVDNPELLNKPSEENLHVSVLQAQLQAQKEELKVAQGQAAEGEKERVRREEVEKENASDTTSPPGSPAAAPPPGPEEDGSLNTDRPAEEEVRTLREGEGKEKKKKKDWMAGNEWKKEEPGQGKRGKEGWKEQGEKKLREGGKKDWKPEKEWKKGKRDKESDGQGGKKMEKKEWKGKEEKTGEWKKERESRGDEGKPWKNREERKEGRGKSERKDWKKGENMGEGKEWKGKSEKKEKKEGKRYVDGNEGKGGEEWRHQKDWGKRHKDKGEKKQWKGDKDWKKKDGGREWKGEETRPWQGKEKEGPREGDRKKERRGETWRQEGGSHHRGKDEHKHDKHEKSHHGFTEREGGKKELWHGPGEKSPPPTHRKPPLEQPNYWLLQRERLQHNPSPQAKCTSVETCAQAEGLLPVPLPEFEALLLGYLAKAERVGVEASRREELRKLATEFFKDGVFAHDQMSFRDFVEDLGEILEDMVDGEEDEDEDEEEGGIEGEMDGFDDEAMKKFAVPGGGEKVEKKRGERMKEAGRGHG
- the pbxip1b gene encoding pre-B-cell leukemia homeobox interacting protein 1b isoform X2, yielding MSDSSSANSNSWTLLATEENVAETLRPVAEGIENHTDVLGPATLELTGEMGDGKGAVPAERERSEESWQASQEVTGSQEVDLERVEDTISHVQHNTSDATDIPNLTPNPAHDPNLTPNPVGDVPSSSSVEVTNPDPAHDSHMTPDPTSVTNDHLPSSLEIPVPSNPDLDTASQLAGSSESQAPPSPDPDSFSESYTHISPSAEEGSGFLLTETLGAEEEAELIQEGEAVHQLNGEELGQEEEESELSQRVTEDGKQAVPSGVGEEWAGDGREESSEVRRRRRGSLLAALERIGRRDEEEEEEDLRLPQREEEETGFSLNKCILGAIILLGLGTIFFSEGEYDVREMRDAEVTGKHEWLNPEVPPPPVDVDNPELLNKPSEENLHVSVLQAQLQAQKEELKVAQGQAAEGEKERVRREEVEKENGRLKKDTLSLPVLLKENEKMKRDLASVPALQREVERLRATVTELKHIPASDTTSPPGSPAAAPPPGPEEDGSLNTDRPAEEEVRTLREGEGKEKKKKKDWMAGNEWKKEEPGQGKRGKEGWKEQGEKKLREGGKKDWKPEKEWKKGKRDKESDGQGGKKMEKKEWKGKEEKTGEWKKERESRGDEGKPWKNREERKEGRGKSERKDWKKGENMGEGKEWKGKSEKKEKKEGKRYVDGNEGKGGEEWRHQKDWGKRHKDKGEKKQWKGDKDWKKKDGGREWKGEETRPWQGKEKEGPREGDRKKERRGETWRQEGGSHHRGKDEHKHDKHEKSHHGFTEREGGKKELWHGPGEKSPPPTHRKPPLEQPNYWLLQRERLQHNPSPQAKCTSVETCAQAEGLLPVPLPEFEALLLGYLAKAERVGVEASRREELRKLATEFFKDGVFAHDQMSFRDFVEDLGEILEDMVDGEEDEDEDEEEGGIEGEMDGFDDEAMKKFAVPGGGEKVEKKRGERMKEAGRGHG